The genomic window AGCCGGCCAGCAGTGCTCCGATTGCAACGATCGCCACAAGGTAGCTTCGCCGGCCCATCTCGTCTCGCCGTCCCTTCCGCCACACCGGCCGCCCGCCGCTTTCAGTGGTTGGACGGCGCGCTGCCCCTCCCGGTTGCGGCACCGGCTCGGGCTATCGGACGCTGACTGTGATCTTGTCGAAGTCGGGTGCCGCCGAGTTCGGGTTGAACATCGTCAGCGTGTTGGGTCCGGGCCGGAGAGCCACCGTCACGACCATGGCGCCGACGCTGCTCCACCCGCCGGTGCCCGGGAAGGTCAGCGTGATCGCAGGCCCGCCGTTCACGCTGACCTGCCCGACTCGCGGGGACTCCCCGTTGACGTAGGCGATCGTCACGGCGGCCGAGCCGCCCGTCCGGGCGGTCACGCCGTTGAATCGCAGGGTTCCCATGCCGCGGCCGATGTTGCCCACCTTCTTCTGGCCAGAGCAGCCGGAACAGGTGTAGATCCGGGTGTTCTCCAGCCCGTTCGCCGCCGACTCGGCCTCATACGACGTCAGCACCGGCCGTGCAGCCGGGGTGGTGGGCCGTGGGACGACGGGCGGGCGGGCCGCGGGTGGTGTCGCGGGTGGTGTTGCGGGTCGGGTTTGCGCCGATCCGACGCGCACGTCCCCGCCGCCGACAGGTGTGACCGGGGACGGCGGCACGGCGGGCGCACTGGGGCCGTCATCACCCTGCCCCTCGGTCATCGCGCCGGTCCCGGGGGAACGACTCGCCGAGGTCGGGTGTTCGGCGTCGAGTTCCAACGTGACCGCCGCCAGCGCCAGCACGACGGTCAGGTAGCCGACTCCCACCACCGTCAACAGGCGCGCCGGCCCGAACTGCCAGATGCCGTCAGGGGCCATGACGTGGGCTCACCGTTACCTTTCAGTGAGTGAACGTGACTCACGATTGGCAGCCGTCCGTTGCCGGGCGGCGTTGACCGGATGAACCGGTCTTGACGCTTCACGGCCCGCTGCCCCGCCTGCGGGTGCAGGTCTTACGGGTCTTACGTGGGCTCCACGTCCTGTTTTTGCGTCGCCCAGCAACTCCAGGTCGACGTGCCGAACTAGGCCGGCAAGATTACGTGCGGCGTTGACGTCCCGGTGCAGGGACAGTCCGCACGTGGTGCAGTTGAAGGTGCGTTCGGCCAGCGACAGCTTGGGTTTCACCGTTTGACAGCCTGAACAGGTTTTGGAGCTGGGGTACCACCGGTCGGCGACGTACAACACGCTGCCGTACCAACCGGTCTTGTAGCCAAGGTGCCGGCGCAGGGTCGCCGGGGCGGCGTCGATCAGAGCCCTGGCCAGCTTACGGTTGCGGACCATCCCGGCCACGTGCAGGTCCTCGACCACGACCGTGGTGAACTGTTGCGCCAGCCGGGTGGTGAGTTGGTGCCACGAGTCGGCGCGGACAGCGGCGACGGTGGCGTGCAACCGGGCCACAGTGTCCTGCGCCCGCTGCCACCGATTGGACGCGGTCCGCTTACGCCGGCTGGCCGGGTCGTACGGGCCGATTCGGCGGGCGGCCCGGCGTTGGGCCTTGCCGAGTTTCTTCAACGCCGCCTTGAACGGTGCCGGGTTGGGCACCAGCTCGCCGGTGGACAGCACCGCCAGGTGCTTGATGCCGGTGTCCACGCCGACGATCCGACCGGCTTTCGGCGTGTGCGCCGCACGGCCCACGACGCGTTTGACCGCGACCTGGAACGAGCAGAACCACCTGGCGGCGGTCTCGGTGACCGTTGCGGACAGGATCGTCGCGGTGCCAGCCCTCACCCGCCGGGCCAGCTTACGGGTGGACTCGTGGGTACGGATGCGGCCCAGCCGTGGCAACACCACGTGCCGGTAGCCGGGGTCGACCCGGATCGCGCCGGTGGTGAACCGGGCCGACCTGCGGCCGTGCTTCCTCTTGGTCCGGGGCCAGCCCATCCGGCGGCCCTTGCGGGCACCGGTACGTGAGGCGTGCCAGTTGCCCAGCGCCGCCGACAGGTTGGCCAGGCCGGTGTTGAACGCCTCTTTGGAGCATTCCGCCCACCACGGCGCCACCCACGTCTTGATTTCGTTCCAGGTGCGGCGCAGCTCCGGTAACGACCAGCCCTGCCACGGGGTCAGGTCCGCCTCGGCCACCCCGTAGCTGGCCTCGGCGGCGCGTTGCGCCTTGACCGCGCTGACCCGCCGCAGCATGTGGTTGAAAGCGAACCGTGCCGCGCCGGTGTTGCGGCGCAGACCGGCCACCTGCACGTCGCTGGGGTCGAGGGCGAACTTGTACGCCTGAACGGTCCAGCCGGCGGGCGACTCGTACCGTTTCACGAAAGGTCCCCGGCGGTGGCGGCGGCCACCGCGCGGCTGGCCCGGTCCGCTGCGCCGCGGCGGCCGTACAGCCGGGCACACAGGCTGGTCAGGATCTCCGTCACGTCCCGCACCAGGTCGTCGTCCACCTCGGCCGGGTCGACCACCAGCAGCCGACGTCCCTGCGCGGCAAGCGCCGCCTCGACGTACTCGGCACCGAACCGGGCGAACCGGTCCCGGTGCTCGACGACGATCGTGGTCACGTTCGGGTCGCGCAGCAGCCCGAGGAACCTCTTGCGTCGGCCGTTCAGCGCCGGCCCGACCTCGGTCACCACACGGGAGACGACCATGTCCACCATGATCGTGCCAGACGGAAGACGCCGAGCGGGCACCGGCATGGTCCCGTCGCGGAACCATCGGTACGCGGTCTGCGGGTGCACCCCGTTGCGACGCGCCCACTCGGCAAGCTTCATGAAACCGATACCAGTACTCACAAATTCGTACGCCTACTCACAGGTGAGTGAACTGCTGACTACCCTCGCGCTCCTCTTCGCGCCATACGCCGGCACGGACGACCCGCAGCCGCCGTGGCAGGTGACACACGAGTGTATAGGCGTTGAACGATTCTTACCGCCCGTCGTCTGCGTCTCCGCCGGGTACGAAGCGTCCGGGTGTCAATGCGCAGGCCGTGGCCGTGGGCCGGCCGGTCCGGCCCTCACCACGCCGCCGGCCCGCACGCCCGACCGGGCCGAGCCGGGTCGCGGCCGGCGCGATCGTGTCCAGAACAGCGGGTGCTGCATCGGATGGAAGTCGCGGCGGTACCCGCAACGCATGACCCTGGTACGGCTCAGTCGCCGACGTCGGGCAACGAATCTGCCACCGTCGGGCGACGTCTGCGCGGGATCGGCCGGCTGGTTTCCTGCTCGTCGGCATGTCTGCGGCCGCGTGCCGCGGGTCCGACGTCTGGCGCGGCCAGCTGCTCGTCGGACCGTACCGGGGTGGGCAGTTCACCGGATTTGGCTGTCTCGCCGGCAGGGACCGCCGCTGGCGCCGACGCGGGTTCGAGTCGCGTGATCGCGTCGGTGAGGGCGGCCAGGTGGTCGGACAGTTCGGCGATCCGGAAGATGACCTCCTGGCGCACCGACGCCGGGTCGACCGGTCCGGTCGCCGACCAGTCCGG from Micromonospora kangleipakensis includes these protein-coding regions:
- the tnpB gene encoding IS607 family element RNA-guided endonuclease TnpB is translated as MKRYESPAGWTVQAYKFALDPSDVQVAGLRRNTGAARFAFNHMLRRVSAVKAQRAAEASYGVAEADLTPWQGWSLPELRRTWNEIKTWVAPWWAECSKEAFNTGLANLSAALGNWHASRTGARKGRRMGWPRTKRKHGRRSARFTTGAIRVDPGYRHVVLPRLGRIRTHESTRKLARRVRAGTATILSATVTETAARWFCSFQVAVKRVVGRAAHTPKAGRIVGVDTGIKHLAVLSTGELVPNPAPFKAALKKLGKAQRRAARRIGPYDPASRRKRTASNRWQRAQDTVARLHATVAAVRADSWHQLTTRLAQQFTTVVVEDLHVAGMVRNRKLARALIDAAPATLRRHLGYKTGWYGSVLYVADRWYPSSKTCSGCQTVKPKLSLAERTFNCTTCGLSLHRDVNAARNLAGLVRHVDLELLGDAKTGRGAHVRPVRPAPAGGAAGREASRPVHPVNAARQRTAANRESRSLTER
- a CDS encoding IS607 family transposase, with translation MKLAEWARRNGVHPQTAYRWFRDGTMPVPARRLPSGTIMVDMVVSRVVTEVGPALNGRRKRFLGLLRDPNVTTIVVEHRDRFARFGAEYVEAALAAQGRRLLVVDPAEVDDDLVRDVTEILTSLCARLYGRRGAADRASRAVAAATAGDLS